Proteins encoded by one window of Clostridium bornimense:
- a CDS encoding AEC family transporter yields the protein MNSFFYSINATIPIFLLMVLGYILKQIGILNDEFVKVSNKFNFTITLPALLFHDISTTNIRESWDLKYVLFCAIVTTICFFSIWILTKILMKDKSMVGAFVQASFRSSAAILGIAFIQNICGTSGMAPLMIIGTVPLYNIYSVIVLTLEGSTSSTENIIDKIKDSLINIAKNPIILAIIAGLIVSLIDIKFPIIIDKTINNLAVMASPLALIAIGAGFEGKKALKKLKPTIIASAIKLILQPAIFLPIAILMGFTDAKLIALVIMLASPTTASCYIMAKNMNNDGVLTSSIVVLTTLLSSITLTFWIFILRSYNLI from the coding sequence ATGAATAGTTTTTTTTATAGTATAAATGCTACAATTCCTATATTCTTACTTATGGTTCTAGGATATATACTTAAACAGATTGGAATTCTAAATGATGAATTTGTTAAGGTATCAAATAAATTTAACTTTACAATAACATTACCTGCTCTTTTATTCCATGATATTTCTACAACTAATATACGGGAATCATGGGATTTGAAATATGTTTTATTTTGTGCCATTGTAACTACTATCTGCTTTTTTTCAATATGGATTTTAACTAAAATATTAATGAAAGATAAATCTATGGTAGGTGCTTTTGTACAAGCCTCTTTTAGAAGCAGTGCTGCTATTTTAGGAATAGCTTTTATTCAAAATATATGTGGAACCTCTGGCATGGCTCCATTGATGATTATAGGTACGGTACCTTTATATAATATATATTCTGTTATAGTTCTTACTTTAGAGGGTTCTACTTCATCTACAGAAAATATTATAGATAAAATTAAAGATTCTTTAATAAACATTGCTAAGAATCCAATTATTCTTGCTATTATAGCAGGACTTATTGTGTCCTTAATAGATATAAAATTCCCAATAATAATTGATAAAACTATAAATAACCTTGCTGTTATGGCATCCCCATTAGCTCTTATAGCTATTGGTGCAGGCTTTGAAGGAAAAAAAGCCTTAAAAAAGTTGAAGCCAACAATCATTGCATCAGCAATAAAGCTTATACTTCAACCTGCTATTTTTTTACCTATCGCTATATTAATGGGCTTTACAGATGCAAAGCTAATAGCTCTTGTAATTATGCTTGCTTCTCCTACAACGGCTAGCTGTTATATAATGGCTAAGAATATGAATAATGATGGTGTTTTGACTTCTAGTATCGTAGTCTTAACTACTCTTCTAAGCTCTATAACATTAACATTTTGGATATTTATATTAAGATCTTATAATTTAATATAA
- a CDS encoding HAD-IA family hydrolase produces MNKKIIFFDLDGTITDPMIGITNSVKYALKSFGIEISNNKDLYKFIGPPLQESFKEYYNFNVTETDLAIKKYREYFSDKGIFENSLYTNMDLLLKSLKDNNKTVILATSKPTIYAEKILKYFNIYKYFDFVSGSTLDGNISKKIDIIKYALSSNNITSLSDTIMIGDRKYDIVAAKELGIDSIGVLYGYGDYEELTNAEATYIAKNIMELSKLLNVPLY; encoded by the coding sequence ATGAATAAAAAAATTATTTTTTTTGATTTAGATGGTACTATCACTGATCCTATGATAGGAATAACTAATTCCGTCAAATATGCATTAAAATCTTTTGGTATAGAAATTTCTAATAATAAAGATTTATATAAATTTATTGGACCTCCTCTTCAAGAATCTTTTAAGGAGTATTATAACTTTAATGTCACTGAAACAGATTTAGCAATAAAAAAATATAGAGAATACTTCTCCGATAAAGGTATCTTTGAAAATTCTCTATACACAAATATGGATTTGTTGTTAAAATCACTAAAAGATAATAACAAAACTGTCATTTTAGCAACATCAAAACCTACAATATATGCAGAAAAAATATTAAAATACTTTAATATATATAAATACTTTGATTTTGTAAGTGGTAGTACTTTAGACGGAAATATATCTAAAAAAATAGATATTATTAAATATGCTTTATCCTCTAATAACATAACTTCTCTGTCAGATACAATAATGATTGGTGATAGAAAATATGACATCGTTGCTGCAAAAGAATTAGGAATAGACTCCATTGGTGTTTTATATGGTTATGGAGATTATGAAGAGCTTACTAACGCTGAAGCTACATACATAGCAAAAAATATAATGGAGCTATCAAAACTTCTTAATGTCCCATTATACTAA